The genomic segment TCATCGACGACATCTGGTGGTTGCTGGCCATTGCCGGGGTGATCGTCGCGCTGGCGGCGGCGTACTGCTACCTCGCCAAGCCGACGTATTCGGCTGACGCGCACGTGCGTGTCGAACAGTCCGACAACACGTCGCAGGCGCTCACGCAGACGCAAACGGGCGCCGCGATCAGCAGCGGTTCGACCTCGTTGCCGACCGACGCCGAAATTGAAATCATCAAGAGCCGGGGCGTGGTTGGACCTGTCGTGCAGCAGTTGAAGCTGAACTTCAGCGTCACGCCGAAGACCTTCCCGCTGCTCGGCAGCATCGCAGCGCGGATGGCGACACCGGGTCAACCTGCGCGTCCGTGGCTCGGGCTCAAGTCGTATGCGTGGGGCGGCGAAATCGTCGACCTCGATTCGATCGACGTGATCCCGGCACTCGAAGGCCAGAAGCTCACGCTAAAAGTGATCGACGACCAGCACTACGAATTGCGCGCGGAGAACGGCGCGTTGCTGCTGACCGGCCAGGTCGGCCAGCAGGTGCAGGGCGGCGGCGTCACGATGCTGATCAACAAACTGGTCGCGCGCCCGGGTCAGGAATTCACGGTGATGCGCGCGAACGACCTCGACGCGATCACCGCGTTCCAGTCGGCGATTACCGTGCAGGAGCAGGGCAAGCAGACCGGTGTGATCCAGATTTCGCTGGAAGACAAGAACCCCGAACACGCGGCGCTGGTTGCCAATGCGCTTGCGCAGTCGTATGTGCGCCAGCACGTCGAAAGCAAGCAGGAAGACGCGATCAAGATGCTCGCGTTCCTGAAGAGCGAGGAGCCGCGCCTGAAGTCCGACCTCGAACGCGCCGAAGCCGCATTGACCGCGTATCAGCGTCAGTCGGGTTCGATCAATGCGAGCGACGAGGCGAAGGTGTACCTCGAAGGCAGCATGCAGTACGAGCAGCAGATTGCCGGCTTGCGTCTGCAGATGGCGCAGTTGACCGAACGCTATGGCGACGACCATCCGACGCTGGTTGCCGCGCGCCAGCAGATGGCCGAGTTGCAGGCCCAACGCACGAAATACGCGGACCGTTTCCGCGATCTGCCCGCGACCGAAGTCAAAGCCGTGCAACTGCAACGTGACGCGAAAGTGGCCGAAGACATCTACGTGCTGTTGCTGAACCGCGTGCAGGAGTTGTCGGTGCAGAAGGCGGGCACGGGCGGCAACGTGCATATCGTCGATGTCGCGCTGCGTCCGGGCGCACCGGTCAAGCCGAAGAAGATGCTGATCCTGTCGGCGGCGGTGATTCTCGGGCTGATCGCCGGAACCGGCTTCGTGTTCCTGCGCCGCAATATGTTCAAGGGCATCGACGACCCGGATCACATCGAGCGCGCATTCCATCTGCCGGTGTTCGGTCTGGTGCCGCAAAGCGCGGAACAGGCACTTCTCGAAAGCGGTTTTGAGCGCGGCGGTGACCGTCTGCGTTCGGTGCTCGCCAGCGCGCGACCGAAGGACGTGACGATCGAAAGTCTGCGCAGCCTGCGTACGTCGATGCAGTTCACGATGATGGACGCGCGCAATCGCATCGTCATGCTGACGGGCCCGATGGCCGGTGTCGGCAAGAGCTTCCTGACGGCGAACCTCGCCGTGCTGCTCGCGAATTCCGGCAAGCGGGTGTTGCTGATCGACGGCGATATGCGGCGCGGCGTGCTCGAACGCTACATGGGCGGGGCGCAGGATATCGGCCTGTCCGAGTTGCTGAGCGGCCAGATCTCGCTCGAAGAAGCGATCCGCAGCACGAGCGTGGAAGGGCTGAGCTTCGTTTCCTGCGGCCGCCGTCCGCCGAACCCGTCGGAGCTGCTGATGTCGCCGCGTCTGCCGCAATACCTCGACGGCCTCGCGAAACGCTACGACGTGATCCTGATCGACACGCCGCCTGTGCTGGCCGTGACCGACGCGTCGATCATCGGCGCCTATGCCGGCTCGACGTTCTTCGTGATGCGCTCGGGCATGCACAGCGAAGGCGAAATCGGCGACGCGCTCAAGCGTCTGCGTGCCGCAGGCGTGCATGTGCAGGGCGGCATTTTCAACGGCATGCCGGCACGCACGCGTGGCGGTTATGACCGTGGTTATGCAGCGGTTCAGGAATACCTGAGCACCTGATGAAGCACCTGGGCGCCCGCGCCCAGCACCCAGCGCAACGACGATAAAAAAGGACATCACGATGAAAGTGACGGTACTGGTTCCAACTTACCGCCGCCCGGCCGATCTGGCGCGCTGCCTCGCGGCGCTGCAACGGCAGTCGCGCGCGCCGGACGAAGTGGTGGTGGTCGCCCGCGCCGACGACGATGCAACGCATACGTGTCTGCGCGATCCGGCGGTGACGGGCAAGCTGCCGCTGTCGGTGGCGCTGGTCGACGTGCCGGGTCAGGTCGCGGCGCTCAATCGCGGGCTGGACGCGGCCACCGGCGACGTCATCGCAATTACCGACGACGACGCCGCACCGCACGTCGACTGGGTCGGCCGCATTGCCGGCGCGTTCGAAAACGACGCGCGTCTGGGCGCCTTGGGCGGGCGCGACTGGGTCCACGAAAAAGGCCGCGTGCTGGATGGCGAGCGGCCGCTGGTCGGCAAGGTGACCGCGCACGGCAAGATCATCGGCAATCATCATCTGGGCGTGGGCGGCGCACGCGAAGTCGACATCCTGAAGGGCGCCAACATGAGCTACCGGCGCGACGCGGTGCGCAACATCCGTTTCGACGCGCGTTTGCGCGGCGCGGGCGCACAGGTTCACAACGACATGGCGTTCAGCCTCGCCGTGAAAAACGCCGGCTGGAAGTTGATGTACGACCCGCGCGTGGCCGTCGATCATTTCCCCGCCGAGCGTTTCGACGACGATCGCCGCGACGCGCAAACCATGAACGCATTGCGCAACGCCGCGTTCAATTTCCATCTGATCCTGCGCGACCAGTTGCCGCCGCTGCGCCGCGAAACCGCGTGGTGGTGGTGGACGCTGGTCGGCACGCGCGTGTATCCGGGGCTCACGCATGCGGCGCTCGGGCTGCTGTCGAAGCAGGCGGCGCTGAAGCTGTCGCGCTGGCGGGCGGTGCGCACGGGCGCGCATGAAGCGCGCCGGGCGCTGTCCTGACGCGCATGAGACCGGCTAACGCGATAGCAATGCCTATCACGCCCCCTACGCCCACGACGTCCCCGACGTTCGCGCATCGGCACACGGCCCGCCCCAAGGCCGCCGATGCCCCTTTCCACCGGCAGAGCGGAGTGTCTGCATGAGTACGAAAGTTCACGTTCACCTGTTTTACGGCGCCGACCCGCGCTATTACCGGCCCGGCGACGACATCGGCTGC from the Paraburkholderia fungorum genome contains:
- a CDS encoding polysaccharide biosynthesis tyrosine autokinase, whose translation is MAAGPIKTEEEDIVLGQLVQVIIDDIWWLLAIAGVIVALAAAYCYLAKPTYSADAHVRVEQSDNTSQALTQTQTGAAISSGSTSLPTDAEIEIIKSRGVVGPVVQQLKLNFSVTPKTFPLLGSIAARMATPGQPARPWLGLKSYAWGGEIVDLDSIDVIPALEGQKLTLKVIDDQHYELRAENGALLLTGQVGQQVQGGGVTMLINKLVARPGQEFTVMRANDLDAITAFQSAITVQEQGKQTGVIQISLEDKNPEHAALVANALAQSYVRQHVESKQEDAIKMLAFLKSEEPRLKSDLERAEAALTAYQRQSGSINASDEAKVYLEGSMQYEQQIAGLRLQMAQLTERYGDDHPTLVAARQQMAELQAQRTKYADRFRDLPATEVKAVQLQRDAKVAEDIYVLLLNRVQELSVQKAGTGGNVHIVDVALRPGAPVKPKKMLILSAAVILGLIAGTGFVFLRRNMFKGIDDPDHIERAFHLPVFGLVPQSAEQALLESGFERGGDRLRSVLASARPKDVTIESLRSLRTSMQFTMMDARNRIVMLTGPMAGVGKSFLTANLAVLLANSGKRVLLIDGDMRRGVLERYMGGAQDIGLSELLSGQISLEEAIRSTSVEGLSFVSCGRRPPNPSELLMSPRLPQYLDGLAKRYDVILIDTPPVLAVTDASIIGAYAGSTFFVMRSGMHSEGEIGDALKRLRAAGVHVQGGIFNGMPARTRGGYDRGYAAVQEYLST
- a CDS encoding glycosyltransferase family 2 protein — protein: MKVTVLVPTYRRPADLARCLAALQRQSRAPDEVVVVARADDDATHTCLRDPAVTGKLPLSVALVDVPGQVAALNRGLDAATGDVIAITDDDAAPHVDWVGRIAGAFENDARLGALGGRDWVHEKGRVLDGERPLVGKVTAHGKIIGNHHLGVGGAREVDILKGANMSYRRDAVRNIRFDARLRGAGAQVHNDMAFSLAVKNAGWKLMYDPRVAVDHFPAERFDDDRRDAQTMNALRNAAFNFHLILRDQLPPLRRETAWWWWTLVGTRVYPGLTHAALGLLSKQAALKLSRWRAVRTGAHEARRALS